Proteins encoded together in one Gemmatimonadetes bacterium T265 window:
- a CDS encoding carbonic anhydrase, whose translation MQEFQRLIENNRRWAAASVAENPTYFSDMAAGQQPLFLYIGCADSRVPAEVMTGLGPGELFVHRNIANVVMPSDLNAMSVLQYAVDVLNVKHIIVTGHYGCGGVKAAMGTQSHGLVDHWLVPIRNVVRWNRAELDAIEDEQARFDRLVELNVLEQLYHLSETPVIQQAWGRARRPLVHGLVYDMREGLLREVATNIGSQEDADRLGIKRLPGPSAPATMPAGAGAVTEEALADQIAARVAERLAGVPR comes from the coding sequence ATGCAGGAATTCCAGCGCCTGATCGAGAACAACCGCCGGTGGGCCGCCGCGTCGGTCGCCGAGAACCCGACGTACTTCAGCGACATGGCGGCGGGGCAGCAGCCGTTGTTCCTCTACATCGGCTGTGCGGACAGCCGCGTGCCCGCCGAGGTGATGACCGGCCTCGGGCCGGGCGAGCTGTTCGTGCACCGAAACATCGCGAACGTCGTGATGCCGAGCGACCTGAACGCGATGAGCGTGCTGCAGTACGCCGTGGACGTGCTCAACGTGAAGCACATCATCGTCACCGGCCACTACGGCTGTGGCGGCGTGAAGGCGGCGATGGGAACGCAGTCGCACGGGCTGGTCGACCACTGGTTGGTCCCGATCCGCAACGTCGTGCGCTGGAACCGCGCGGAGCTCGACGCCATCGAGGACGAACAGGCGCGGTTCGATCGGCTCGTGGAGCTCAACGTGCTGGAGCAGCTCTACCACCTGAGCGAGACGCCGGTGATCCAGCAGGCGTGGGGGCGCGCCAGGCGGCCGCTCGTGCACGGGCTCGTGTACGACATGCGCGAGGGACTGCTGCGCGAGGTCGCGACGAACATCGGCTCGCAGGAGGACGCCGACCGGCTCGGCATTAAACGCCTTCCGGGGCCGAGCGCGCCGGCGACAATGCCGGCCGGCGCGGGCGCTGTGACCGAGGAGGCGCTCGCCGACCAGATCGCGGCGCGCGTGGCAGAGCGGCTCGCCGGCGTTCCGCGTTAG
- the manC_2 gene encoding mannose-1-phosphate guanylyltransferase, whose product MSDPSTTSAPQSAMDGAWAVVLAGGVGSRFWPMSTPSRPKQLLALVDEHPLLANTLARLTPLVPATRTLVLTNAALRDAVCALVPELPPENVIAEPAPAGTCAALTWAARVVADRGGRAAVMLCVHADWAVADPARFRAALQHAGETAAAHASLVTVGIVPTRDDPGFGYIQPGDAIDDAADGAVRRVARFVEKPTRERAARMRADGYLWNSGIFVWRAGDFLDEVDALAPEVAPALRTSGGDIARFFADVTPVAVDVAVMERSRRVLVIPGDFGWDDVGTWGALGRVRSRDAADNAPNGAVFAMDARRNVVHADGNAVVLYGVDDLVVVTRPGLTLVTTPERSSDLKALLDVLPAAFRD is encoded by the coding sequence GTGAGCGACCCGTCGACGACGAGCGCGCCGCAGAGCGCGATGGACGGCGCGTGGGCCGTCGTGCTCGCGGGCGGCGTCGGTTCCCGGTTCTGGCCGATGAGCACCCCGTCGCGCCCGAAACAGCTGCTCGCGCTCGTCGACGAGCACCCGCTCCTCGCGAACACGCTGGCGCGCCTCACGCCGCTCGTGCCCGCGACGCGCACGCTCGTGCTGACGAACGCGGCGCTGCGCGACGCGGTGTGCGCGCTCGTTCCCGAGTTGCCGCCCGAGAACGTCATCGCGGAGCCCGCCCCGGCGGGCACGTGCGCCGCGCTGACATGGGCCGCGCGCGTCGTCGCCGACCGCGGCGGGCGCGCCGCCGTGATGCTCTGCGTGCATGCAGACTGGGCCGTCGCCGACCCCGCGCGCTTCCGCGCGGCGCTGCAGCATGCGGGCGAGACGGCCGCGGCGCACGCGAGCCTCGTCACGGTCGGGATCGTCCCGACGCGCGACGACCCGGGCTTCGGGTATATCCAGCCCGGGGACGCGATCGACGACGCGGCCGACGGCGCGGTCCGCCGCGTGGCGCGCTTCGTGGAAAAGCCGACGCGCGAACGCGCCGCGCGGATGCGTGCGGACGGGTACCTCTGGAATTCGGGGATCTTCGTCTGGCGGGCCGGCGACTTCCTCGACGAGGTCGACGCGCTCGCGCCGGAGGTCGCGCCCGCGCTCCGGACGTCGGGCGGCGACATCGCGCGCTTCTTTGCCGACGTCACGCCCGTCGCGGTCGACGTCGCCGTGATGGAGCGGAGCCGGCGCGTCCTCGTCATCCCCGGCGACTTCGGCTGGGACGACGTCGGCACGTGGGGCGCGCTCGGCCGCGTGCGCAGCCGCGACGCGGCCGACAACGCGCCCAACGGCGCGGTGTTCGCGATGGACGCGCGCCGCAACGTCGTGCACGCCGACGGGAACGCGGTCGTCCTCTACGGAGTAGATGACCTCGTCGTCGTGACGCGGCCCGGCCTCACGCTCGTCACGACGCCCGAGCGGTCGAGCGACCTCAAGGCCCTGCTCGACGTATTGCCCGCGGCGTTCCGGGACTGA
- the groL gene encoding 60 kDa chaperonin, whose translation MAAKELHFNTDARAALKRGVDQLAEAVKVTLGPKGRNVVIDKKFGAPTVTKDGVTVAKEIELNDPLENMGAQMVKEVATKTSDNAGDGTTTATVLAQAIFREGLKNVTAGVNPMALKRGIDKAVGAVTEELKRISVPTSGKKEIAQVGAISANNDHEIGNLIADAMEKVGKDGVITVEEAKGLETTLETVDGMQFDRGYLSPYFVTDPDKMEAVLEDAYILIHDKKISSMKDLLPALEKVAQAGRPLLIIAEDVEGEALATLVVNKLRGTLRVAAVKAPGFGDRRKAMLQDVATLTAGQVISDEVGFKLENAVLSDLGRAKRIVIDKDNTTLIDGAGTQDAIQGRIKEIRGSIEKSTSDYDKEKLQERLAKLAGGVAVINVGAATEAEMKEKKARVEDALHATRAAVEEGIVPGGGVALVRAQKALEGLKLDDTDEQIGVQIIRRAVEEPLRMIVQNAGAEGSIVLEKVRSNSDSKYGYNALTDTYEDLVQAGVIDPTKVTRTALQNAASISGLLLTTEALIVEKKEDKAPAAAGAGAGGGMGGMY comes from the coding sequence ATGGCTGCGAAGGAACTGCATTTCAACACGGACGCGCGCGCGGCGCTCAAGCGCGGCGTCGACCAGCTCGCCGAGGCCGTCAAGGTCACGCTCGGCCCCAAGGGCCGCAACGTCGTCATTGACAAGAAGTTCGGCGCCCCCACCGTGACCAAGGACGGCGTCACGGTCGCGAAGGAGATCGAGCTGAACGACCCGCTCGAGAACATGGGCGCGCAGATGGTCAAGGAGGTCGCGACGAAGACCTCCGACAACGCGGGCGACGGCACCACGACCGCGACGGTCCTGGCGCAGGCGATCTTCCGCGAGGGCCTCAAGAACGTCACCGCTGGCGTCAACCCGATGGCGCTCAAGCGCGGCATCGACAAGGCCGTCGGCGCGGTCACCGAGGAGCTCAAGCGCATCTCGGTCCCGACGTCGGGCAAGAAGGAGATCGCGCAGGTCGGCGCCATTTCGGCCAACAACGACCACGAGATCGGCAACCTCATCGCGGACGCGATGGAGAAGGTCGGCAAGGACGGCGTGATCACGGTCGAGGAGGCCAAGGGCCTCGAGACGACGCTCGAGACGGTCGACGGCATGCAGTTCGACCGCGGCTATCTCTCGCCGTACTTCGTGACCGACCCGGACAAGATGGAGGCCGTCCTCGAGGACGCCTACATCCTGATCCACGACAAGAAGATCTCGTCGATGAAGGACCTGCTCCCCGCGCTCGAGAAGGTCGCGCAGGCGGGGCGCCCGCTCCTCATCATCGCCGAGGACGTCGAGGGCGAGGCGCTCGCCACGCTCGTCGTCAACAAGCTGCGCGGCACGCTCCGCGTCGCGGCCGTCAAGGCCCCGGGCTTCGGCGACCGCCGCAAGGCGATGCTGCAGGACGTCGCCACGCTGACGGCCGGCCAGGTCATCTCCGACGAAGTCGGCTTTAAGCTCGAGAACGCCGTCCTCTCCGACCTCGGGCGCGCCAAGCGCATCGTGATCGACAAGGACAACACGACGCTGATCGACGGCGCGGGCACCCAGGACGCGATCCAGGGCCGCATCAAGGAGATCCGCGGCTCGATCGAGAAGAGCACCTCCGACTACGACAAGGAGAAGCTCCAGGAGCGCCTCGCGAAGCTCGCGGGCGGCGTCGCGGTGATCAACGTCGGCGCGGCCACCGAGGCCGAGATGAAGGAGAAGAAGGCCCGCGTTGAGGACGCGCTGCACGCGACCCGCGCGGCCGTCGAGGAGGGCATCGTCCCGGGCGGCGGCGTGGCGCTCGTGCGCGCCCAGAAGGCCCTCGAGGGCCTCAAGCTCGACGACACGGACGAGCAGATCGGCGTGCAGATCATCCGGCGCGCGGTCGAGGAGCCGCTCCGCATGATCGTGCAGAACGCGGGCGCCGAGGGCTCGATAGTCCTGGAGAAGGTGCGCTCGAACTCGGACAGCAAGTACGGCTACAACGCGCTGACCGACACGTACGAGGACCTCGTGCAGGCCGGCGTCATCGACCCGACCAAGGTCACCCGGACCGCGCTGCAGAACGCGGCGTCGATCTCGGGCCTCCTCCTCACGACCGAAGCGCTGATCGTCGAGAAGAAGGAAGACAAGGCCCCTGCCGCGGCCGGCGCCGGCGCGGGCGGTGGCATGGGCGGGATGTACTAA
- a CDS encoding MBL fold metallo-hydrolase — MRLWVLGTGSRGNAVLLESDGARLLVDAGFGVRALAERLAAARVAPESIDACVVTHEHADHVKGVRHAAARWGWAIHASAGTAGAHAPLRAGNASTFAAGAGFRVGPFDVQTVATPHDAAESVAVVVTSDSGARAGVCYDLGHAPDPVRAALAELDVLVLEANHDEAMLRAGPYPPSVAERIAGRFGHLSNRAAGALARQIAGAGLRHVVLAHLSESCNEPRLASADVGAALARTRFRGAITPALQDLVAGPFVATAHKRSGGAEQLALGL, encoded by the coding sequence GTGCGGCTCTGGGTGTTAGGCACGGGCAGCCGCGGAAACGCCGTCCTGCTCGAGAGCGACGGGGCGCGGCTGCTCGTGGACGCCGGCTTCGGCGTGCGGGCGCTGGCCGAGCGGCTCGCGGCCGCGCGCGTCGCGCCCGAGTCGATCGACGCCTGCGTGGTCACGCACGAGCACGCGGATCACGTAAAGGGCGTGCGGCACGCGGCGGCGCGCTGGGGCTGGGCGATCCACGCGTCGGCGGGCACCGCGGGCGCGCACGCGCCGCTCCGCGCCGGCAACGCGTCGACGTTCGCGGCCGGCGCGGGGTTCCGGGTCGGGCCGTTCGACGTGCAGACGGTGGCGACCCCGCATGACGCGGCGGAAAGCGTCGCGGTCGTCGTGACGTCGGACTCGGGCGCGCGAGCGGGCGTTTGCTACGACCTCGGCCACGCGCCGGACCCGGTACGGGCGGCGCTCGCCGAGTTGGACGTGCTGGTCTTAGAGGCGAACCACGACGAGGCGATGCTGCGCGCCGGGCCGTACCCGCCGTCGGTCGCCGAGCGCATCGCCGGGCGGTTCGGGCACCTGAGCAACCGCGCGGCGGGCGCGCTCGCGCGGCAGATCGCCGGCGCGGGGCTCCGCCACGTCGTGCTCGCCCACCTGAGCGAGTCGTGCAACGAGCCGCGCCTTGCGAGCGCGGACGTCGGCGCCGCGCTCGCCCGCACGCGCTTCCGCGGGGCGATCACGCCGGCGTTGCAGGACCTCGTCGCCGGGCCGTTCGTCGCGACCGCGCACAAACGGTCCGGCGGCGCCGAGCAGCTCGCGCTCGGCCTGTAG